A stretch of the Corythoichthys intestinalis isolate RoL2023-P3 chromosome 22, ASM3026506v1, whole genome shotgun sequence genome encodes the following:
- the ppt2b gene encoding lysosomal thioesterase PPT2 gives MEVFATDSMNRRSSGTNSLLWPLLGACLWAAAVAYKPVIIVHGLFDTSGDFKNLQRFINESHPGTNVTVIDLFDRSSSLRPMWKQVEGFKAAIYPIMQNSEEGVHFICYSQGGLVCRGILSTLPDHNVHTFISLSSPQAGQYGDTDYLKYLFPQFVKSNLYHLCYTSIGQRISICNYWNDPHHRDMYANNSDYLALLNSDRPNPNSTEWKKNFLRINKLVLIGGPDDGVITPWQSSQFGFFDNNETVVEMQRQDVYLRDVFGLKTLAARGDLILCSIPDVQHVWWHSNETVFHTCMEKWLV, from the exons ATGGAGGTCTTTGCGACGGACTCGATGAACCGGAGAAGCAGCGGGACAAACAGCCTCCTGTGGCCGCTACTCGGTGCGTGTCTGTGGGCTGCAGCGGTCGCCTACAAACCGGTGATTATCGTGCACGGCTTGTTCGACACCTCGGGAGATTTTAAGAATCTTCAGCGCTTTATTAACGAG TCTCATCCCGGAACAAACGTGACCGTGATTGACTTGTTCGACCGAAGTTCCAGCTTGCGGCCCATGTGGAAGCAGGTGGAGGGTTTCAAGGCGGCCATTTATCCTATCATGCAAAACTCCGAGGAGGGAGTTCATTTTATTTGCTACTCTCAAG GTGGACTGGTTTGCAGAGGAATTTTGTCCACGCTGCCAGATCACAACGTGCACACGTTCATCTCGCTGTCGTCGCCTCAggccggacaatatggcg ACACCGACTACTTGAAGTACCTGTTTCCTCAGTTCGTCAAGTCCAACCTGTACCATCTGTGCTATACATCCATTGGCCAGAGAATATCTATCTGCAACTATTGGAATG ACCCCCACCACAGAGACATGTACGCCAACAACAGTGATTATCTGGCTCTGCTCAACAGCGACAGACCCAATCCAAATTcaacag aatggaaaaaaaactttttgagaaTCAACAAACTAGTGCTTATAGGAGGACCGGATGACGGCGTCATCACGCCCTGGCAGTCAAG TCAGTTTGGATTCTTCGACAACAACGAGACAGTTGTTGAGATGCAGCGACAAGAC GTGTACTTACGGGATGTCTTTGGTCTAAAGACGCTGGCTGCTCGCGGCGATCTTATCTTGTGCTCCATTCCTGATGTCCAGCATGTCTGGTGGCACTCCAACGAGACTGTATTTCACACTTGCATGGAAAAGTGGCTGGTTTAA
- the ddah2 gene encoding N(G),N(G)-dimethylarginine dimethylaminohydrolase 2, with translation MANMCQYGQFTHAIVRGIPETFGNADGDKDANKESSVDLAKAKRQFGCLTGALRQKVGLQLIEIPPDPELPMSWRIEDVAVIQGDTALITRPFRQQRRGEAEAVRRVMSELDLTVVEMEGEPGDSGGATLEGSDVLFTGREFFVGISSHTNHKGAEVLADTFRDFSVSTVPVCGGIRLKNICSMGGANTIIISNGDGARKTLRMMEQLTDHHYDVLTVPDQSAANCIYIKGPSKRDFLLHRPVEECPDSMSAFLKLQDYTFLPTACSEADKLGASLSSLCLLVNKKHTYF, from the exons ATGGCAAACATGTGCCAGTATGGCCAGTTCACCCACGCGATTGTGCGGGGTATCCCCGAGACCTTCGGGAATGCGGACGGGGACAAAGACGCCAACAAGGAGAGCTCTGTGGACCTGGCCAAGGCTAAGCGTCAGTTTGGCTGTCTGACGGGGGCGCTGAGACAGAAAGTCGGCCTGCAGTTGATCGAGATCCCGCCCGATCCAGAGCTGCCCATGAGCTGGAGGATAGAGGACGTGGCGGTGATCCAAGGTGATACGGCGCTGATCACCAGGCCCTTCAGACAGCAGAGGCGTGGCGAG GCAGAGGCAGTTCGCAGGGTGATGTCTGAGCTCGACCTGACGGTGGTGGAGATGGAGGGGGAGCCCGGGGACTCCGGAGGAGCTACGCTGGAGGGCagcgacgtcctcttcacggggAGGGAGTTCTTCGTAGGCATCTCCTCCCACACCAACCACAAAGGGGCCGAGGTGCTGGCCGACACGTTTCGG GACTTTTCCGTGTCTACCGTGCCAGTCTGTGGTGGGATTCGACTGAAAAACATCTGCTCCATGGGAGGGGCAAACACCATCATCATCAGCAACGGTGACGGGGCCAGGAAGACTCTCAGG ATGATGGAACAGCTGACCGACCACCACTACGACGTTCTCACCGTACCAGACCAATCTGCAGCTAACTGCATCTACATAAAGGGTCCATCCAAAAGAGACTTCCTGCTCCACAGGCCAGTGGAGGAATGTCCTGACAGCATGTCT GCTTTCCTGAAGCTGCAGGACTACACCTTCTTGCCTACAGCCTGCAGTGAGGCCGACAAGCTGGGAGCCTCTCTGTCCTCGCTTTGCCTTCTGGTCAATAAGAAGCACACTTATTTCTGA
- the rps5 gene encoding 40S ribosomal protein S5, with product MTDWETAPAVAETPEIKLFGKWSTDDVQINDISLQDYIAVKEKYAKYLPHSGGRYAAKRFRKAQCPIVERLTNSMMMHGRNNGKKLMTVRIVKHAFEIIHLLTGENPLQVLVNAIINSGPREDSTRIGRAGTVRRQAVDVSPLRRVNQAIWLLCTGAREAAFRNIKTIAECLADELINAAKGSSNSYAIKKKDELERVAKSNR from the exons A TGACTGATTGGGAGACCGCGCCAGCAGTGGCTGAGACTCCTGAGATCAAGCTGTTCGGCAAGTGGAGCACTGATGACGTCCAGATTAACGACATCTCCCTGCAG GACTACATCGccgtgaaggaaaaatacgccAAGTACCTGCCGCACTCTGGAGGTCGTTATGCCGCCAAGCGTTTCCGCAAGGCCCAGTGCCCCATCGTGGAGCGTCTGACCAACTCCATGATGATGCACGGCCGAAACAACGGCAAGAAGCTGATGACCGTGCGCATCGTCAAGCATGCGTTCGAGATCATCCACCTGCTGACTGGAGAG AATCCCCTCCAAGTCTTGGTGAACGCCATCATCAACAGCGGACCACGTGAGGACTCGACTCGTATCGGTCGCGCCGGTACCGTCAGGAGGCAGGCTGTGGATGTGTCGCCCCTCCGTAGAGTCAACCAG GCTATCTGGCTCTTGTGCACTGGCGCAAGAGAAGCTGCTTTCAGGAACATCAAGACCATTGCAGAGTGCCTGGCCGACGAGCTTATCAATGCTGCAAAG gggtCATCTAACTCCTATGCCATCAAGAAGAAAGACGAGTTGGAGAGAGTTGCCAAGTCCAACCGTTAA